Genomic DNA from Nyctibius grandis isolate bNycGra1 chromosome Z, bNycGra1.pri, whole genome shotgun sequence:
TTGCAGAGCCCAGGGACAAATGAGCAGATGGTGtaatagcagcagcagtgggCAGGTAGGCAAGATGTGTCCCTTCCTCTGCAGAAGTGGAAAGGGTCCAGGGAAGCAAAACAGAGGCGGACAGTATGAGCAACTAGCTGGGCTAGGACttttcagcctggggaagggctTTTAATGAGAGAAAATCTTTTAATGACAGCAGCTTCCTCTGGGCCAGAAAATGGTGGATGCTAGGTCAGGTGGATCTCCCATCTGACCAAGCATGGCTGTTTTATGCTCCTCAATACTATTTCCAGCTGCAGCATTAAATCTAGCAGGAATGGCCTTCTCATGCATTACGGTGCTGTGGTGTCCCACTTCGTGCTTCCAGGAAGGTGCAGAACTGGAAGAGGTGTGTGGGGATGGATTACATGGCCAGCTGGCCAAGAACAGTAGCCATGATGCTGGCACAGCTTGCAGACTTGCAGGGTGGTCACTGACTTCAGGGAGCTCTCTTGACTGTATGGTGCACCACGGACCCTTCCCCAGACACCTGTGAATAAGTCGTGTGAGTATAGTAGCAAGTCAGAGCAGCATGGGTGAGCACAGGCCTGTCCTTGGAGGGTTTCAGTTCACACTGAAGCACTTTTTGCTAAAGCTGATCAGAAATCTCAACCGGTCATTCTGTAGGAATACAACATGTGGTGCAGGACTGAACTGAACTCAGGAGGCAAGTCCTGGATTAGCCAGTGCCCTCTGATCTCTGCAGCTGCGAGCAAAGGGAGCCCCTTGCATACCCAAGTTGTACAACCTCGATACAGGTATCTTGTGAAAGGTGGGTTGTGTCCCATCTGGTAGAAGTGGGAGGTGAAAGAGCAGAGGCAGCCCCAAGGACTGCTGATGCACACTTACACTGTTACCTTGGTTGGACTGTGCCCTGCCACAGTCCCAAAgatggccctgacaccacaaGCAACCTAGACCTGACATTTGGCAACTGGTTGGGAATCTGCAGTTCCCAGAGAGCATTTCTGGGTAATTAGTTCAGTTTGGAGGTTGCTCTCAAGtgctggagcagatatccaGTGTCCCTTGCGTTCAGGGTCTCCGCTCTGGCTCTTTCCATGCCCCCGTGTATTATCTGGGCTGATTCCGGTTGTGAAAGGCTCTTGAATAAAAACCTGAATAACATCTAATATGTGAAGTGCAGATGACACTGTTTGCAATTTACATTAGCTTTGGAAGCGGTGCTGTTGACTAGCGAGCCAGGGAGTGATCTTCTCCCACGCTgaagaaactttattttccctttgctaAATTGCTTCCTACAGCAAAACGCTGCACTTGTTCAGCACCTTCTTCACCAGGATCTGTGTGTTTCTTGCTACTCCCACGTGGCCTTTCTCACAGGAACGTGGGTGAAATAATACTCACAGTGCAGAGCCCTAGTATGTGATGTGGATTTGAAATGAATGCTTTGACTGTACGCTTTTAGTAGCCCTTTGTGGAAACGGGCttgtgctgtttttcctcagccTTACATAAAAAAGTGCTGTTGAAATGTGATTGTGCATATCATTTTATTCACCATTGCTACCTTAAATGTGCCATCAGCACAGAGCACCCAGGATCAATTAATCACCTGTTTTTAGGCTCAGGAAAGCTACCAGAAAGCTCAGATAGCTTGACACTCCCCGTCTTTCAAAATCTGGATGTCTTGCCTGGTTTTCCTAGAATAacgtaggaaaaaaaagagtaagagcTCAAAAAAATCCTCCCCAAGTCATACCTTGGCTCCTGTCCAGCCCATGGAATGGAGCTGACTATTATAAAATTGGCTTGCTCATTTTCCAGTCTAAAAAGCTGAGGTGACTGCAAGCCATCCTGGTCCAcagatgtcccctccctgggcatGCAGCACTGATGCTGGGTCTCCAGTCCaacctgctcacagcagggctgtccccagtGTGAGGTTATGGTGGCCGTGGCTCTGTCTGAGCTCTAACCACCACCTCCCCAAGGATGGAGACCCCCTTTACCTCCCCATCCTGGGGAAGGGATTTCCCCCATGTCCAGCCTGTACCCTTTGGGGCTGCTGCTTGTGGCTGTTTCCCTGTGTTGCATCACCTGCTACCACAAAGAGTGTGGCTTCATGCCATTTGCAACCGTAGGCTGCTGCTAGATCCCCCCAAGCCTCTCTGTCCCCAGACTAGCCAGACGCAGCTCCTTCACACCTCCTTGCAGCTTCCCTTGACAAGCTGGtcatccctctcctcctgcagcccagaaCACAGTTTGTATTATTTGCCATGCAAGTTCATTGCTGAGTTGTGTTCAACCTCATCTTCACCCTCGGTCCCTTCCCAGCAGGATCCCCTGCTCAGACAGTCACTTCCCAACCGGGACCAAATCACTGTCCCAAAGCAACCCTTGTGCTTCTCATGAGGTCCCTGTTGTCCTAGTTCTCAAGTTTCTGGCAGTACCTTTGGCTTGAAACTCTGCCAAAAAAGCCGTAAGGCACATAACTGGGCATCTGCATTCACAGAGGTCTCTTTGAAGGACTTAGTGGTGCTATTTGACTGCCCAGACTAGCAACATTTTGCCCATCTAAGTTCAACTCTCCCTTCTCTAATTGCAGGCAGCACAGACGGTGAGACCTTCCCCATCCTCTACAGAGCATCTGTTTTGTTGCCAGCTTGCAGGCACTCGTGTTGGAGGGTCTCCTGGCCACAGACTGCTGACCTCACCTTTTGGATCTGCTGATCATGCAGCCACAGAGTGGTCTGATTTAGCAAGCTAATCCAATGGATGAATATTCATCTCTTCTGTGGGATTAGTCCCCTGCCAACACAATGAGCTAAATCCCTCGGCCTGCAGCCGCACAGTAGTCACTAAACATGGTGCCAAGGATGAGGCAGGGACCTGCAGGCAAGGGCTGGGTGCATGCCTCCACCTATCCGCGGGCACTGCCAGCGCAGGAGGGTGAATCTCACAGGCTTCACAGCCCAGCGCCCAGCTCAACTGACATGAAAAATTCCTCTTCCACTTTGCTAGCAGGAACGCGTGTGCTTCCCATCTGCCGTGGCTTTCCCCGGGAAAGGGGGAGCCTGAATGATGGTATTTGACACAAGCCTGGTTTCAGACAGCCAAAATTAGAGCCCCTGGAGGTCTCTGCCAAGGGCATGAACTTACATTTGCTGCACACAGAGCTGGCATTCATTGGCGTAGGTGTTCCCATCAGTCCCACAGACAGGCAAGTGCAGGAGGGGGCAGGCCTGCAGCTCGACCATGTCTCCACACACTGGCTGGAAGGGAGAAACCGCAGCACACGCTTCAGTGCCAGCAGCACTCGTGTCTTCCTTCCACAGCACCACGGCAGGAGCAAGTGCCACTGGCGACCTGGTTCTCTCTGCCCCAGACAGGGCAGGACGTGCACACAGAGCAGGAAAGCATCCCTCAGTGGGACTCACAGCTTGGGCTTTGATGCGGGTTTGATGCTGGAGCACCAGTACCCATAAGGCTGGGGATGATTGCTAGGAACAGCCTTTCTCCTAGGCATGCCAGGCACTAAATCCTGTCTCAGGTCATGAACAAGTAAAACCAGAAACCTCTTACCTTTCTCAGGCCATTCCCTTCATTCAGCTCTGCCcctgaaacagagcagagaCCCATCAGTGTGGCACACCTGTGACTGGTGGCAGGAGCATGAGGCATCGACAGAAGGTCATGTCCAAACCAAAGGGAAGGCAGGGTTGTGCAGGGCCCACTCAGGACCTGGAACAGCTGTGTGGGTTTTGTGAGGGGAGATCAGTTTGCTGCATGCCATCCTCTACCCTTCCAGCAGCACAGTGCACAGCCTCCATCCGCAGCTGAGCTGGCTCAGACAAAGCTGTGAATGCCTGTTCCCACATCCTAACCCCTCTCCTGACAGCCTTCTCTCCCAGTCTCTGGACCAGGAGCTCCATAGATCATCCAACACATCCTGGGAAACCTGAACCCATGCAGTGCTGCATGGGGACATGAGGTACCTGTGGAGGGCTGAGGCTGTGTGACGCTGCACAGCCAGACAACAGTCATTCCCCAGGGAGAGCTGCATTTGGTGGGTTCCCTTTCTGCAGTCAGGCAAAGCAGTAGCAACAGATCACAGCCAGTCTGCGTGGTGCACAAGTGTCCTGGGAGCATGAGGGCTTGCACACAGGCTGCTGCAGTTCCACCACTACGTGCACCTAGGTAGCACTGGTTTTCCAGAGCCTACAAACAGCTGCTTCCCACCTGAACATGCTGAGCATGTAGTGCTCTTGCAAAGGCTTGCAGATCTTCATGGAGGCAGAAACAACAGTAGCTGCCACCCCAGTGTATGTGCTGTCCCCCCAGATCTCGGTTCCCATTCGCATCACAGGCTGTCCCCTCTCCCATCCCTCTCCCAAGTGCAATATGGCCAATAAACCAGCCCGTAACCCTTGCCCCAAACTGCTAATAAGGCATGGTGTGTTTGCTCCAGTCCTTCTTCCCCACCACattgctgctgtgtttgcttgccctccttccctcctctccgTACTGGAGTTTCTGGGTCTTTCTGCCTTCCCACCCATTTTTGGTCCCTCTGTGTTTCCCGACCAGCCACCAAAGagctggctgccagcagcagagtAGACTTACCCCCAGCAGCAACAAGAGTCACCAGTgccgccaccaccaccaccaccagctcccTCGCAGGCATGGCAGGTTCaggtgcacacacatgcacctTGCTCCTCTCGTGGCTGCCTTTATAGGGGAAGGCACCGGCTTATCTCGGCGGCACTGGGAAACGCAGCATTTTGAGCAGCGTTTGATCTGCACTGGGAGCAGCTGGACTGTGCACCCAAAGGGATCACTTGGGCGCTCTCATGCACCTGATAAATCCTCCCAGTGCCACCTGCTAGCTCCAGGTGCTGGCCCTGGAGGCTGCTTTACGATCCCTTTGCAGTGTAGTCTGGGCTGGGCCATGCTGCTCTTCTCCATGCAACCCAGCCAGCTTACCTCCAGGTTTATCTTGTCCAAACCAGGCCTCCAGCATTGCAGCTGCCATTCTTCGTACGTGGCAGGTATCTCCATTTGGCTTGTGAGACTTCATGTGGAAAAGCCAGGAAATTCAGGCTGATTTGGGTGGCTGCACTGTGGCCTGAGCTTTATCCCATGAGACCCGGCCAGCCGGATTCTCAGCTGGCTGACACACAGGACTCCAGGAGGGGGATCTCAAACACACAGGAGGCTTGCCGTCATGCTCTGGCAAGCCCACTGCATTGCTGGGTGGGATGGGACAGGATGAGGGTGCAGAGGGCCTGGAGGGAATGAAATTTGGCTAAGTaggagcagggagctgctgcctgtgctcctcTGCCCATCATCACGGGTGGTTTAATACCTTGCTCTGCTCACCAGGTTGATCACATTAATGGTTGCAGCTGAGATTGACAGAGCAAAATGATCTTTATCATAAGATTCAGTGTGATGGAAGGGGACTGTGTGCGTGGATAcccagtttcacagaatcacagaatcaaccaggttggaagagacctcagggatcatcgagtccaaccgttgcccttacaccaccctgtcacctagaccatggcactaagtgccatgtccagtcttttcttaaacacatccagagatggtgactccaccacctccctgggcagcccattccaatgtctaataaccccttctgaaaagaaattcttcctgatgtccaacctgaacctcccctggcgaagcttgaggctgcgccctcttgtcctatcgctagttgcccgggagaagaggccaactcccacttcactacaacctcccttcaggtagttgtagactgcaataaggtcaccttggagcctcctcttctaaAGTTTAAATATGCAGAGGTGGCACATacagcagggaggggacagagcgGCTAAAGAGGATCCTCAGTGGTAAGAGGCACCAGGTCTTCAGTAAAGGACTTCTCAGCAGACATCACCACCTCAGAAGATGCCAGCTACTTCGCATACAAGACTGGATGCTTGCAATCAGTCTTTCTATGTAAGCATCCTCCCCGCCTCTTTCTGAGAAGCTGAATTTTCCACATCTGTCCCCACCTTCCACTGGTGAATCAATATCAATTGGTGAAGGGTGAAGGATGGAAAATAGGACCACTGGTGAAAAGCTGGTGTCACAGCTGAAGACCAGTGGTGACCAAAACCTCCTTTGGGACAGACTTGCCAAGATGAAGTCTGGGTGAGAAGTGACAGAGGGCCTCCTTCACCCTGGGAGCGGGTAGGAGGTGCTGTGTGTGCAAGGGGCAGTCAGTGTAGATGCCCTACAGAAACCACcagcaggctgggagagctCCAGACACTCAGAGCATGCACACTTGCACTTGCTGAGGATCTGGTCATGACTGTGATCAGGACATTTCTTCCCCACAGTCTCACCTGAGGCTTAGGAAGGTACACGCTGGACCCAACCGGCTGAGACAAGAGGGAACAGCTTGGTGAGTATCCCTCGTGGCCAGAGGGTTATGGGTCCTGCACGGGGCTCCTTCCATCCTTGCCCTTGGGTGGTCCTTCCACCCAACTCGGCAGGTCTGTGACTGGGTTTTGGGAAGGGGGAAGGTGACTGATTCAAGGTCCCCCTTGCAGAACTATTCCTCCCGTCTGCCGAGGCGGCTGTGCCCATGTTTTATATTCCCTCTTTATGGAGTTTACACAGTTCAATAACCTTtggcttttattattattccacTTTGGAAATCCCTCAactaaagtaaatatttaactgCATTAGCAGTTGCTCCTGAGGCACATGGGGGCCTGTTGGACTTGTTTAGTCTAGTACAGGGGAGGCCAAAGGGGGATCTGATAGCAGCCTACAACTGCTGGAAGGGCAGTTGATGAAGCCAACCTCTTCTTAGTAGTGCCAGATGgcagaataaaaagcaacaggcacaaactgcaGTCCTGAGATGTTCAAGTCGGGAGTTAGGAAAGAAACCTTGCCCCAGAGGGTGAGCAACCCAGACCAGCAAGGAAGTGGGAGATCTCCATCCTCAGTGGGCCATGTACAAAGCCGCGGATGCCCTGACCAAGCCCTGCTGTGCACAAGGTTTGGTGGGCAAGCCCTGGAGGGCCCTGCCACCAGCACGCTGGGTCCTGGAGATACAGCGGCTGTCACTCTCCAGCACACACGGATGTATTTCCTTAGGTGCCTACCTTGCAAATCTGGTCCCAGCCACCACTCAACTAGGTGGACATCATGGGGCCACCTCCTGCAAGCTGCTCCCACACTGACAGTCAGCACAGCCCTGGATGAGAGCTATCATGGGCCCTTATGGTcttcttcaatatttttactaccaaaaaaaacacccacatgCTGATCATAATGCCACTGGTGCTGCCACTGCAGAGAACTATGCTGTGCTGCCGGTCCCGAGCATGGCCTGGCTCTTCAGGTCAtgccagcagcagtgcaggagcaacgggctggggctgtgcagctGGGATATGTTGTGTGCTCCAGGTCACTCTCCTCGGATGGAGGGTGGCAAGAAACTTCTGCGTCCCCTCTGTGCTGGAGGCAGCTGGGCGTGCGCTGCTGGGGAAAAGCTGTTGGCCAATATGAAGCTTGATCTTCCTCCACCTGGTTCCTCAGTGGTATTGAAatgctgctgccttcacagAGCACATTAAAATGACACATGAAGAGATAGATGACAAAGGGGAAATCACCTCTTGCAAACtgattttgtcttttcctgcttttttctcaAGCACAGGCTTGCAGCCCCTGATGAAAGTCCTGCCTGCTGTCCCCCATCAAAGAAGAGGTGGGGAAATTCTTCCTTGGGTGGGACAGGAGGTTTTCTGGTGGCTGCTCGCCCTCACGTTGGCCATGCAGCTCCAGCTACGTCTGAGACAGTCACGCATTTGAgcctctgttttcctcttccgTGCTGCAGGTATCATGAAGAGAGGCACTCTTCTCCTGTTCCCAGTGGGTCCTGGGCTCCCAGCAGTACAGCAGCACATGGGGGAGCTGCTTCTCATCCCCTTTATCTGGCACTGCCCTTAGACTCCCCTCCAGCttctcctggggcaggagcGAGGGTCCTGGctcagctgcctcctccccacaccctgccagctgcagcccttcAAGAAGGGCAGGACGGGCAGGTGTGAAGGTCCCAGGCTCACCTGCAGAGACGGAGGCTTAGTCTCACTGCTAGCAAGGCAGAGAAACTCTTCTGGAGATGGCAACAATGTGGAAGGAGACTTCTACTTCCAAAACCAATGTCATGCTTTTTCCCTCGTGTTGTTGCCCCTGCCTTTGTGCCTGTTCCCACAAGCTCACTGGCACCCACCCACCCGTGTCCACCACCCACCCGGGATCACTCGTCGCATCGTGAGCCCTTATCACGTCATTGCCTCCCGGGTGACCGCGGCGCTGTTTGCAGGCTTTCCATCTGGCTGGGCACCGATGGCAGGAGGCCAAGCTGGATTGCATCACATCGCTCTTGCTCCATGTCTGCCTGGTGGCCTTATCTGTGGTGTGGCCTTGGTGTCGTCACTCCTCCACCCAGCACCTGCCAGTTCCTTGCTGTTATCTGTTGCCTTTCCTGGATTTCACGGCCATTCTCAGCCTCCCAGCTTGCTGTGCTCGCACTGATATTTTAACTCCTGttctgctgctcctcccaggGCTTTTGCATACCAGCAAATGCTGGGGACCCACAAACACCGCAGTACCCCGGGAACAGAGCGCTGCCTTGCTCGTGCAGCCCAAGCCCAAGCAGTCTATCCTCCCATTGCACGAGGGGGCAAGTCAAAAAGAGGAGGGCAAGTACCACACTCATTTTCATCCTtagctccctccctgcctccagaTGGGTTTTACAGAGATGATGATAGTCTCCATTCTGCCTCTCCGCTCACCCTGAGGTCTCCCCATGAGTAGGAGGAAGAAGGACTGATTCATTTCTTCCCCTTTACATGCAAAGAATGTGGTGATGCAGGTGACCAGAGGTTTTCCTTTGGATACACAGGGAAGCCAAAACCTCACATCTGAGGAGGTCTCCCTGCGTAATTGGGGCAAGGATCAGCCATCACCACTTCCCGGCAGTTTCGCCAGACTTTCTGGATCCAGACCACACCTTCGGCTGCCTCCCTCCTTTCTTTATTACTATGGGTAAATACTCCCACGTGGCAGGCAGTGAGTAACGCTCATTACTTCCTTGGTGATTCAAAATTTCCTGGTGACACAGGGTGAGTACATGGATgactcctcctgcctgctgacACTCCCACCAGCaaaggggacagggacaaggTGGCATCGACCTGGAGAAGATCAGAGCTTCCCACCAAGCCAGGCTGTGCGCCGGACCCCGGAGGTGCATCAGGCTGTGGAGAGCATTCATTGAACACCCTTTCCCCCTGCTTCAGCTGCCAGCTGGAGTCACTGTATCTGGGCAGGAATTGCAGCAGCTCGCCCCAATCTGAGGAcacctgcctctcctctcccatgggtttgcctctgccgGTTCGTGACTCTGGACTGCAAGAGACTCTCTGAATGCACCTGCAGTCTGCAAATGCCCTGCAGCTCCTTGGCAGCTTAAGGATGGTGCtgacctttccttttcccacgTGCTCCCACATGAGGGATGGATCTCCAGATCCTCAGTGCAGCagacaaaacagcagaaaaccaCGGATTTACTTTTTGCCCAGTATATGCTCAGCATGGGGTAAAACAAGCCACTGTGCTGGTGTCAGGGAGGGGATGAGGCTGTGTTCCTGGTCCTGGATGGGCAGAGCTCTGAGCTAGCCAGGATGGGACAGCCGCAGGACTGTGCCCTCCCACTGAGCTGACACAGTTAACCTGGATGCTGGCAGCCGGGGTAGGTATATTGGCCGTCCCAAGCATACCAGTATTCACTCTTGTTTATCTGGGAACTTGCACTCACTGTAATTTACcaaaaaatcagatttcagaGTCTCTTTCTGGAGTTTGTTTCTGGATGAACAAACCTCTGCTAGGCCTCAGTCTTTCATACCTTCTTCTTTCTCAGTGTTGCTGATTCCATCTTGTGTAGGACTGAATGCTGTCATCATCCTGCACTTAGCACCATGCTGGAGGAAAACGGGTAGCACATGTGCCAGCTCTCCCCTTCAAAGTGACAGCTGCTCTTGGCAAGTATTGCGGAGGAGGTCCCTTGGCTTCTGCAGCAAAGGCCTGGTCTTCCCAGCCTGCCAGTCGCTAAAGCCCCCGAAGCTACCCCAGAATGAATTAATGTAAAGAGGGATGCAATGTAACAGAATCagagaagtctttttttttctctgtgcatcGAGGGCATGTTGTTCAGCGACACTGCATTTGCGTGGATCTTCGGCAGCAGGGTCACCCAGTCACGCCTGGCCAACTTTCCACATCACTGCTGGTAACATTCACACTTGTCTCAACTTCCTTCTACACGTCCAGGGGTGCAGCACCCACCTGAAGAAAATTCAAGGAATGGAATGCTCTCCAGTGCGCTGTTTATACAGTGAAAGTGCAGGCACGCACACGGCTCAGCACTTTCCCTTTAGCTAAATTgccagagaaggaagaaggaagtcttAACTGCAGATACTAAAAGGAGAACTATGTGTCCTTGAGGTTGCCTGCTACTTCTGACTTCAGAGCCCACCTGCTATACAGGTatcattttttccaaatgaccTATTAACTACACAGGTATGTACAAATCAACACCGGGAGGGAGCCACAACAAATATCATGGAACAGAAGGGCACCATCACCCCCAGTGAAACCCATCCTGTTTCTTCCAGCACATTCCTGTAGCTTTTGGTTTCTATTCCTCTTAAAAGTTGCAGAGTGAACTTTGCCGTTTGCA
This window encodes:
- the SPINK4 gene encoding serine protease inhibitor Kazal-type 4, producing the protein MPARELVVVVVAALVTLVAAGGAELNEGNGLRKPVCGDMVELQACPLLHLPVCGTDGNTYANECQLCVQQMKTRQDIQILKDGECQAI